The proteins below are encoded in one region of Flammeovirga kamogawensis:
- a CDS encoding RDD family protein, producing the protein MESISFQNSQNVNIQFQKATITQRIGAFLIDLLIISAIFLVPLIVLHKSDTMFVVWAVIMTIVSLTYNLLCEVFLEGQSLGKRVMDIRVASIDGNSVTMSQYGIRWVFRLIDIALLQGSIAVFTILLGGKGQRLGDILAGTIVISEKKNINKKLFKVPEFPEDYEPEFYQASNLSDQQIKVIRKGLTLNYSTDQQIILNKLVDKLKVQLAIDSDMRHKEFLNQLLNDYYFLTITSNQEQY; encoded by the coding sequence ATGGAATCAATTTCTTTTCAAAACAGCCAGAATGTAAATATTCAATTTCAGAAAGCAACAATTACTCAACGAATAGGTGCATTTTTAATTGATCTTTTAATCATTTCTGCAATATTTTTAGTGCCTTTAATCGTACTGCATAAGTCTGATACAATGTTTGTAGTTTGGGCAGTTATCATGACCATTGTAAGTTTAACTTACAATCTTTTATGTGAGGTTTTCTTAGAGGGACAATCCTTAGGTAAACGAGTGATGGACATTAGAGTGGCATCAATCGATGGCAACTCAGTTACTATGTCTCAATATGGGATACGTTGGGTATTTCGTTTAATTGATATTGCACTATTACAAGGTTCTATTGCCGTTTTTACTATTCTACTTGGTGGTAAAGGGCAACGTTTGGGTGATATTTTAGCAGGAACAATCGTAATTTCTGAGAAGAAAAATATAAATAAAAAACTTTTCAAGGTCCCTGAGTTTCCAGAAGATTATGAACCTGAATTTTATCAAGCAAGTAATTTAAGCGATCAACAAATTAAAGTGATTAGAAAAGGGCTAACACTCAATTATTCTACAGATCAACAAATAATATTAAACAAATTAGTAGATAAACTGAAAGTGCAGTTAGCTATTGATTCTGATATGAGACATAAGGAATTTCTTAATCAATTACTCAACGATTATTATTTCCTTACTATTACTTCAAATCAAGAACAGTATTAA
- a CDS encoding alpha/beta hydrolase: MMYKRYITILLLLLCTGYITNAQQKKGRSPKKEIIVPEGLTYEVLTYRESTPKRATQMAVSYRDDGIKDKPVIVFIHGGGWAKGDKDDVMYQVFNVAKRGFVGVSISYRLISEAPFPACIEDVKQAIRFLKSKEGELPIDVTRIGIWGYSAGAHLALMIGLSPDELFKTDEYSAYNTNVKAIMAVSAPTDFVTRREKQGALAFFTEEQNNSELFQENVSPLSFIHQNQPSIYMLHGTADPLVKPFHYKNFEAACKEKGVDNFELFEFEERGHMFYFKRNKETKPAFNAFLQEVKETVQ; this comes from the coding sequence ATGATGTATAAAAGATATATAACTATTCTCCTTTTACTATTATGCACAGGTTACATTACTAATGCACAACAGAAGAAAGGAAGATCACCCAAAAAGGAAATTATTGTTCCAGAAGGTTTAACGTATGAAGTACTGACTTACAGAGAAAGTACGCCCAAGAGAGCAACACAAATGGCAGTTTCTTATAGAGATGATGGAATAAAAGACAAGCCAGTAATTGTTTTTATTCATGGTGGCGGATGGGCCAAAGGAGATAAAGACGATGTAATGTATCAGGTTTTTAATGTAGCCAAAAGAGGGTTTGTAGGGGTAAGTATTTCTTACCGTTTAATTTCTGAAGCCCCTTTCCCTGCATGTATTGAGGATGTAAAGCAGGCCATTCGGTTTTTAAAGTCTAAAGAGGGAGAATTACCTATTGATGTAACCCGAATTGGTATTTGGGGGTATTCTGCTGGAGCACATTTGGCGTTAATGATTGGTTTATCACCTGATGAGTTATTTAAAACGGATGAATATTCAGCCTACAATACAAATGTAAAAGCTATAATGGCCGTGTCTGCTCCTACAGATTTTGTTACAAGAAGAGAAAAACAAGGGGCGTTGGCCTTCTTTACTGAAGAACAAAATAATAGTGAATTGTTTCAAGAAAATGTATCTCCACTATCTTTTATACATCAAAATCAGCCCTCTATTTATATGCTACATGGCACAGCAGACCCATTAGTAAAGCCTTTCCATTACAAAAATTTTGAAGCAGCTTGTAAGGAGAAAGGTGTCGATAATTTCGAGCTATTTGAGTTTGAAGAAAGGGGGCACATGTTTTATTTCAAAAGAAATAAAGAAACAAAACCGGCATTTAATGCTTTTTTACAAGAGGTAAAAGAAACGGTTCAATAA
- the porU2 gene encoding putative type IX secretion system sortase PorU2: MNKLISLKLFLFLLIIPLTNFGQNSNIDEWRELIKSTNFHKITIKEDGVYKITYDQLKATGFPIANIEMNDLRLFRRGVEIAIKIDDFDNDNIFDPEDFFIFYGEKNTSLGDHDLFNDAEHNINPYVSFFTDKSAYFLNHTNVNSFTPPKRINNSNYNSNGLVDEVNYFAKKLILFRGDDVNYSVGSYAKGLGINSERTVFSSLFNEERGWTSYNYQLLKTETVFDINLDGIDITSNEDIILKTRFKSHIYFDNKIEYKYGKDTNNLTTLGTEVVPSYGASKLLTHNLPITTISGQGNLILSAHDLNSRNRQHQTNQFGVVYFDLLYPKKLDFNSQQDQIMYWLGKSAKKIKVDNYNSQIILLDITDPYNAIELEVTNSCAVLPPVNSINERKVIYSSSFNYPLETHVAHFEYFEDTDETDFLLISHQLTQQSYGSFNNVAQAYADYRSSESGGEHIVYHADIDALINTFSYGDFSSLAVKKAIDELSRKKLKYVLLLGKGLQEDEHHKKNQLLGIDNLIPSYGYPCTDQGYVFNLVDKPTVSIGRISATSASKAGAYLSKLIEFENMDFRNASKRKALHLSGGSGINQINQFSAINDSYKDILKNSLLAGSVTHLKKVDDGTYYGTFDKSSFASHLNNGVGIISYFGHGSTSTTGLFLGYPDNKTNNYNNTVYPFMVMLGCSVGNVFISHDDVLGERWVNSEKNGAIGFWGSTSLLNSYHAETIGDQFYTLAYNKYVGKPIGDIIVALQNQLIDQNSSPNIIKALQNFTLVGDPALSIGIEKSDYWIDDVTYTTYGTTDKLHHSQDSTKFTIQYGNDGIIWDNEDREIVINIERKYPSGIISETSMYAILKDTTTSGKVDIMVHYSDLDSALGGGENILTFTIGNQLSNDNKTINTMDEYDFNNNTKTLSLFYHFDPYKDVDGEDITSISNNILDISVSPNPASNTLSIQRLASKFRYLQIIGVNGTIFQNKDISFLDNVNLNISSLKNGLYLVHLRGDNENKIVKLIKN; this comes from the coding sequence ATGAATAAGCTCATATCTTTAAAATTATTTCTATTCCTCTTAATTATACCACTTACTAATTTTGGCCAAAATTCTAATATTGATGAGTGGAGAGAATTAATCAAAAGCACTAATTTTCATAAAATAACTATTAAAGAAGATGGCGTTTATAAAATTACATATGATCAATTAAAAGCTACTGGGTTCCCTATTGCTAATATCGAAATGAATGACCTCCGTTTGTTTAGAAGGGGAGTAGAAATTGCTATTAAGATTGATGATTTTGATAATGATAATATCTTTGACCCTGAAGATTTTTTTATCTTTTATGGAGAAAAAAATACTTCTTTAGGGGACCATGATTTATTTAATGATGCTGAGCATAATATTAACCCCTACGTATCTTTTTTTACAGATAAAAGTGCTTATTTTTTAAATCATACAAATGTAAATTCTTTTACACCTCCAAAGCGAATTAATAATAGTAATTACAACTCCAATGGATTGGTTGATGAGGTTAATTATTTTGCTAAAAAACTTATCTTATTTAGAGGTGATGATGTAAACTATTCTGTAGGTAGTTATGCAAAAGGTCTTGGTATTAATAGTGAACGTACAGTATTTTCTTCTCTATTTAATGAAGAAAGAGGTTGGACCTCATATAATTATCAATTGTTAAAAACTGAAACCGTTTTTGATATAAATCTCGATGGCATTGATATAACTAGTAATGAAGATATTATTTTAAAAACAAGGTTTAAAAGTCATATTTATTTTGACAATAAAATTGAATATAAATACGGTAAAGACACAAATAATTTAACAACACTCGGTACCGAAGTTGTTCCAAGTTATGGTGCAAGTAAATTACTTACTCATAACTTACCAATCACCACAATATCAGGCCAAGGCAATTTAATACTATCTGCTCATGATCTAAATTCTAGAAATAGACAACACCAAACCAATCAGTTTGGTGTTGTCTATTTTGATTTATTATATCCAAAAAAATTAGATTTTAATAGTCAACAAGATCAAATAATGTACTGGTTGGGTAAAAGTGCTAAAAAAATTAAAGTTGATAATTATAACTCACAAATTATTTTACTAGATATTACAGACCCATACAATGCTATAGAATTAGAGGTTACCAACTCTTGTGCTGTTTTACCTCCTGTAAATTCTATTAATGAGAGAAAAGTAATTTATTCTTCAAGTTTTAACTATCCATTAGAAACTCATGTTGCACATTTTGAATATTTTGAAGATACAGACGAAACTGATTTCCTATTAATATCTCATCAATTAACTCAACAAAGTTATGGCTCGTTCAATAATGTTGCTCAAGCTTATGCTGATTACCGTTCTTCAGAATCTGGTGGTGAACATATCGTTTACCATGCTGATATTGATGCACTAATTAATACATTTTCTTATGGTGACTTCTCTTCTCTAGCAGTGAAAAAAGCTATTGATGAGTTATCAAGAAAAAAACTTAAATATGTTCTCTTACTTGGTAAAGGACTTCAAGAAGATGAACATCACAAAAAAAACCAACTACTAGGGATTGATAATCTCATTCCTTCTTATGGTTATCCTTGTACAGATCAAGGTTATGTCTTTAATTTAGTAGATAAGCCAACCGTTTCTATAGGTAGAATATCAGCAACTTCAGCATCTAAAGCTGGGGCATACCTATCAAAATTAATAGAATTTGAAAATATGGACTTTAGAAATGCCTCTAAAAGAAAAGCATTACATTTAAGTGGAGGTTCAGGTATTAATCAAATAAATCAGTTTTCAGCAATCAATGACAGTTATAAAGATATTCTTAAAAATAGCCTATTAGCAGGTAGTGTTACTCACCTTAAAAAAGTAGATGATGGAACTTACTACGGAACTTTCGATAAAAGTTCTTTTGCTTCACATTTAAATAATGGAGTTGGCATAATAAGTTACTTTGGGCATGGTTCAACCTCCACAACAGGGCTTTTTTTGGGTTATCCTGATAATAAAACTAACAATTACAATAACACTGTATACCCTTTCATGGTTATGTTGGGGTGTAGTGTGGGAAATGTTTTTATTTCTCACGACGATGTACTTGGAGAAAGGTGGGTGAATTCTGAGAAGAATGGAGCAATTGGCTTCTGGGGTAGCACTTCTCTACTTAATTCTTACCATGCTGAGACCATTGGAGATCAATTTTATACATTAGCGTATAATAAATATGTTGGCAAACCAATTGGTGATATAATAGTTGCACTACAAAACCAACTTATAGATCAAAATAGTAGTCCAAACATAATTAAAGCCTTACAAAATTTTACTTTAGTTGGCGATCCAGCTTTATCAATTGGAATAGAAAAATCTGATTATTGGATTGATGATGTAACTTATACTACTTATGGTACAACTGATAAATTACACCACTCACAAGATTCTACTAAATTTACTATTCAATATGGTAATGATGGGATAATTTGGGATAATGAAGACAGGGAAATTGTAATTAATATTGAACGAAAATACCCTTCAGGAATCATATCTGAAACTTCTATGTATGCTATTTTAAAAGACACTACTACTAGTGGTAAAGTAGATATTATGGTTCATTATTCAGACCTTGATAGTGCTCTTGGTGGTGGAGAAAATATATTAACATTCACTATTGGGAATCAATTGAGTAATGATAATAAAACTATCAATACAATGGATGAATACGATTTCAATAACAACACAAAAACACTTTCTTTATTTTATCATTTCGACCCTTATAAAGACGTAGATGGAGAAGATATTACTTCTATCTCTAATAATATTTTAGATATCTCAGTTTCCCCCAATCCTGCATCAAATACATTGTCTATTCAAAGACTTGCATCAAAATTTAGATATTTACAAATTATTGGTGTCAATGGCACTATATTCCAGAACAAAGACATTTCGTTTTTAGACAATGTAAATTTAAATATTTCAAGCTTAAAAAATGGTTTATATCTCGTTCATTTAAGAGGTGATAATGAAAATAAAATTGTGAAATTAATTAAGAACTAA
- a CDS encoding leucine-rich repeat domain-containing protein: MKNYIILLITILFTSGCVSLSEKEAESKILAIADNQEGPSYSNKEIKNGHFYHYVVCNYYQTLPKEILAFTKLKRLTISFNKEMTSIPEFINKYDSLYELNIIYNSVTKIEDNALKIPTLKDIDFSNNLLEDLPSSISSLDKLEELDLSKNKFTTFPKEILNLTNLKVLNLSKNQLSSLPEEIGNLENLEELYLRGNPITELPDSFKNLKKLKILWCDDSKLKNFPKMLCEMTSLEEILINGEDMTLPKEIDQLQNLNWITLNDGIVDNLPISLGSLSNLENLHFKNCDLSKVTFHASFRNLDHLRMFKIENGNINAFPSFITDLDSLRILGLKGNKGLVALHEGLSNCSILEALTLDHNSLKSLPSDVGHIKKLHYLNIEGNRLTTLPVSLRYNKANLAILYYGNPWQWLPKELVDNFETNTGRGLPPGEVR, encoded by the coding sequence ATGAAAAACTATATTATTCTATTAATTACTATCTTATTTACTTCAGGCTGTGTCAGTTTAAGTGAAAAAGAAGCTGAAAGTAAAATATTAGCCATTGCAGATAATCAAGAAGGTCCTTCTTATAGTAATAAGGAAATTAAAAATGGTCACTTTTATCATTATGTTGTATGTAATTATTATCAAACTTTACCAAAGGAAATTTTAGCTTTCACAAAATTAAAACGGTTAACTATTTCTTTTAATAAAGAAATGACATCAATTCCAGAGTTTATTAATAAATATGATTCATTATATGAGCTAAATATCATATATAATAGCGTAACAAAAATTGAAGACAATGCATTAAAAATTCCAACACTAAAAGATATTGATTTTAGTAATAATTTGCTTGAAGACTTACCCTCTTCGATTTCTAGCTTAGACAAGCTAGAAGAATTAGATTTAAGTAAAAATAAGTTTACCACCTTTCCCAAAGAGATTCTCAATCTTACGAATTTAAAGGTTTTAAACTTAAGCAAAAATCAGCTTTCTAGTTTGCCAGAAGAAATTGGCAACTTAGAGAATCTAGAAGAGTTGTACCTCAGAGGGAACCCTATCACTGAGTTGCCTGATAGTTTTAAAAATTTAAAGAAGTTAAAAATATTATGGTGTGATGATTCTAAGCTAAAAAACTTTCCAAAAATGCTTTGTGAGATGACTTCATTGGAGGAAATCTTAATAAACGGGGAAGACATGACTCTTCCAAAAGAAATTGATCAACTTCAAAACCTTAATTGGATTACTTTAAATGATGGGATTGTTGACAATCTTCCTATTAGTTTAGGTAGCCTATCAAATTTAGAAAACTTACATTTTAAAAACTGTGATCTTAGTAAGGTAACCTTTCATGCCTCCTTTAGAAATCTAGATCATTTAAGGATGTTTAAAATAGAAAATGGAAATATAAACGCCTTTCCAAGTTTTATTACAGACTTAGATTCTTTACGAATTTTGGGATTAAAAGGTAATAAAGGTTTAGTAGCATTACATGAAGGTTTATCAAATTGTTCAATTTTAGAAGCCTTAACGCTAGACCATAATAGCCTAAAAAGTCTTCCTTCCGATGTAGGCCATATTAAAAAATTACACTACTTAAATATTGAAGGTAACCGACTAACAACACTTCCTGTATCTCTAAGATACAACAAAGCCAACCTTGCAATACTTTACTACGGTAATCCATGGCAATGGCTTCCTAAAGAATTGGTTGATAATTTTGAGACAAATACGGGTAGAGGTTTGCCACCAGGGGAGGTTCGTTAA